From Vibrio aerogenes, a single genomic window includes:
- a CDS encoding HAMP domain-containing methyl-accepting chemotaxis protein, whose amino-acid sequence MSLVQRVISGFSILVLALLILVFISYTSVNQIQEDLASITEDSLPVAQHANDIKINMLQQHQKMLSVFSTKDPEQVNQLESSFRSIDQQISQTIDALPKKVIERNQKLAEELNVVQTYRNSYVKDASTIIDLRRQLIETDKKINAQQQIVSNIERRLSYYLTKYSSPLFNNPEFRLTITGLQRETKRIFSAFNSHLVKRDLNKLKNSIEGMNNVINQRFTAIKTYNTDKGKLFSIMLNPLLKQLSHPDGLYQLYQAEDEILKKTAALLDKTENNTTQLLNSVNSFVSETQNMVMKAQEETNSGISLIKKTTLAISSIIVIVAILIPLWLAGWIKKALSDFREALLKITRGDLRVEFNQSTKDEFGELGGYLNGLTGNLRTTFSSLTESAGRLTEVAARNADISDKSTTAVNQQRQLLETTASAMTEMECSVGEVAQRAQDTMMAAEQANEQMNDVSQSIKQAIHNIKEQAEQIEKASETSIELNDYGQKIDTIIETIQDIAEQTNLLALNAAIEAARAGEQGRGFAVVADEVRSLASRTKKSTEEIQNMIEIMQKLIQAVVHVIKLNVERNESNIEVAEKADTGLRQMSDVMGQIVEMNMQIATATEEQSSTAREISASVVHISDSAEETAQGARENAESSHTLREQSKHQQELIDKYTV is encoded by the coding sequence ATGTCTTTAGTTCAAAGAGTAATTAGTGGCTTTTCTATTCTCGTACTTGCTCTGTTGATTCTGGTTTTTATCAGTTACACATCAGTGAACCAAATACAGGAAGATTTGGCCTCGATAACAGAAGATTCCCTGCCCGTCGCACAACATGCGAACGATATTAAAATTAACATGCTGCAGCAACATCAGAAAATGTTATCGGTATTCAGTACCAAGGACCCGGAGCAGGTCAACCAGCTTGAAAGCAGTTTCCGGTCAATTGATCAGCAAATTTCACAAACAATTGATGCCCTGCCGAAAAAGGTGATTGAACGTAATCAAAAACTGGCCGAAGAGCTGAACGTTGTCCAGACCTACCGAAATAGTTATGTGAAAGATGCTTCCACCATCATTGACCTGCGGCGGCAACTCATAGAAACAGACAAGAAAATTAATGCGCAGCAACAAATCGTCAGTAATATCGAAAGACGCCTGTCATACTATCTGACAAAATATTCCAGCCCGCTTTTTAACAACCCGGAATTCAGATTAACCATTACCGGGTTACAACGCGAAACAAAAAGAATCTTCTCTGCGTTTAACAGCCATCTGGTAAAGCGTGACCTCAACAAGCTAAAAAATAGCATTGAGGGAATGAATAATGTGATAAATCAGCGCTTTACAGCAATAAAAACTTATAACACTGACAAAGGAAAGCTGTTCAGTATCATGCTTAATCCGCTTCTCAAACAGCTGAGCCATCCTGATGGTTTATATCAACTTTATCAGGCTGAAGATGAAATTCTGAAAAAAACAGCGGCTTTACTGGATAAAACCGAGAACAACACCACGCAACTACTCAATTCCGTGAATTCATTCGTCAGCGAAACCCAAAACATGGTGATGAAGGCACAGGAAGAGACCAACTCAGGTATCAGCCTGATCAAAAAAACGACACTGGCGATCAGCAGTATCATTGTCATTGTCGCTATCCTGATCCCACTCTGGCTTGCAGGCTGGATTAAGAAAGCTTTATCGGATTTCCGTGAAGCGCTGCTGAAGATCACCCGGGGAGATTTACGGGTTGAATTTAACCAGTCAACCAAAGATGAGTTCGGTGAATTAGGAGGCTACCTCAACGGACTGACCGGAAACCTGAGAACGACATTTTCTTCCCTGACAGAATCCGCCGGCAGACTCACTGAAGTTGCGGCACGTAACGCAGACATCAGTGATAAATCAACAACAGCAGTGAACCAACAGCGTCAGCTGCTGGAAACAACCGCCTCAGCAATGACAGAAATGGAGTGTTCTGTCGGTGAAGTGGCACAACGGGCACAAGACACGATGATGGCAGCTGAGCAGGCAAACGAACAAATGAATGATGTCAGCCAAAGCATTAAACAAGCCATTCATAACATCAAGGAACAGGCAGAACAGATAGAAAAGGCATCAGAAACATCCATTGAGCTCAATGATTACGGACAAAAAATCGACACCATCATCGAGACCATTCAGGACATTGCCGAACAAACGAACCTGCTGGCTCTGAATGCCGCCATTGAAGCAGCACGGGCTGGTGAACAAGGGCGTGGGTTTGCCGTGGTTGCAGATGAAGTCCGCTCTCTGGCCAGCCGGACTAAAAAGTCGACTGAAGAAATTCAGAATATGATTGAGATAATGCAAAAGCTGATTCAGGCCGTGGTTCATGTCATTAAGCTCAATGTTGAGCGCAATGAAAGCAATATTGAGGTGGCAGAAAAAGCAGATACCGGTCTGCGTCAGATGAGTGATGTGATGGGGCAGATTGTCGAAATGAACATGCAGATTGCAACCGCAACGGAAGAGCAAAGTTCAACCGCCAGAGAAATCAGTGCCAGCGTCGTTCATATCAGTGATTCCGCAGAAGAAACCGCTCAGGGCGCAAGAGAAAATGCCGAATCCAGCCATACGCTGCGTGAACAGTCCAAACACCAGCAAGAGCTGATAGATAAGTACACCGTCTGA
- a CDS encoding RtcB family protein has product MCEKNFNLIENDNRTPIKAWTKGVPFEDKAQQQLERIASMNLVHSHIAVMPDVHMGKGATIGSVIPSVEAVIPAAVGVDIGCGMVATKTSLTASQLPDNLVGIRHAFEAAIPHGRTVGRGRRDRGAWGNIPGLVAGEWQKLEARFERICEKHPAIRKSNHVNHLGTMGTGNHFLELCLDEHDGVWIMLHSGSRGVGNRIGSYFIELAKKEMERHQIHLPDMDLAYLSEGSEYFDDYVEAVEWAQDFAAKNREIMMFNAIHALRKEIPVAFETADLAVNCHHNYISREHHFGKDCYVTRKGAVRAEKGELGIIPGSMGARSFIVRGLGNPESFNSCSHGAGRVMSRTKAKKVFNIQDQIAATEGVECRKDEAVIDEIPHAYKNIDQVMAAQRDLVEVVHTLKQVVCVKG; this is encoded by the coding sequence ATGTGTGAAAAGAATTTTAATTTAATTGAAAACGACAACAGAACACCAATCAAAGCATGGACGAAAGGTGTCCCTTTCGAAGATAAAGCACAACAACAACTGGAACGCATTGCGTCAATGAATCTGGTGCATTCTCATATCGCGGTGATGCCGGATGTCCATATGGGGAAAGGGGCGACGATTGGTAGTGTCATTCCTTCGGTTGAAGCGGTGATTCCCGCCGCTGTCGGTGTGGATATTGGTTGTGGCATGGTGGCAACCAAAACCTCTCTGACGGCCAGCCAGCTGCCGGATAACCTTGTTGGTATCCGTCATGCTTTTGAAGCGGCGATTCCGCATGGAAGGACGGTTGGTCGCGGACGTCGTGACCGCGGGGCGTGGGGAAATATTCCCGGACTGGTGGCAGGAGAGTGGCAGAAACTGGAAGCCCGGTTTGAGCGCATTTGTGAAAAACATCCGGCCATCCGCAAAAGTAATCATGTGAACCATCTGGGAACGATGGGAACCGGGAATCATTTTCTGGAACTATGTCTGGATGAGCATGATGGTGTCTGGATTATGCTGCACTCCGGAAGCCGGGGCGTAGGGAACCGGATCGGGTCTTATTTTATCGAACTGGCAAAGAAAGAGATGGAACGACATCAGATTCATCTGCCGGATATGGACCTGGCGTATTTATCCGAAGGGAGTGAATATTTTGATGATTATGTTGAAGCCGTTGAATGGGCTCAGGATTTTGCCGCGAAGAACCGTGAAATTATGATGTTTAATGCGATTCATGCGCTGCGAAAAGAGATTCCGGTCGCGTTTGAAACCGCAGATCTGGCCGTGAATTGTCATCATAACTATATCTCCCGCGAGCATCATTTCGGAAAAGACTGTTATGTGACCCGCAAGGGTGCTGTCCGGGCTGAAAAAGGCGAGTTAGGTATTATTCCCGGAAGTATGGGAGCACGTTCTTTCATCGTTCGCGGGTTGGGGAACCCGGAAAGCTTTAACAGTTGCAGTCACGGCGCCGGTCGTGTGATGTCGAGAACGAAAGCTAAAAAAGTTTTCAACATTCAGGATCAGATTGCGGCAACCGAAGGCGTGGAATGCAGAAAGGATGAAGCGGTGATTGATGAGATTCCCCATGCGTATAAAAACATCGATCAAGTCATGGCGGCGCAGCGTGATTTGGTTGAAGTGGTTCATACCTTAAAACAGGTGGTGTGCGTGAAAGGATAA
- a CDS encoding CHAD domain-containing protein, with product MAIRKFRQHTLQIISVMNQSHREFTTYQCGKETVHDLRVSIRRLMPLIKVLIRLEDERQVVTRLKYHQQQCKNVLKALSAPRDLEVQIRLTSSLQQSRSWPKHAKQSYTDSLYEEKARLDKEIVPTVTAMNLPESTRFFSRKMKHFSCDKALFRETLHTLHTQLEEKLRQSVSELKKHNERFHQARIVLKKFRYHVELETAAGGHMTVRESMADQAGILKQIQDHLGDTHDLSVALMMMKARKVDRSVVRHVETLYQRHLIRSVDYLLSREALLWK from the coding sequence ATGGCAATCAGAAAATTCAGGCAACATACACTTCAAATTATCAGCGTGATGAATCAGAGCCACCGGGAATTCACCACTTATCAGTGTGGCAAAGAGACCGTGCACGATCTCCGGGTATCGATACGCAGGTTGATGCCGCTGATCAAGGTGTTGATTCGCCTTGAAGATGAGCGCCAGGTCGTGACCCGGCTGAAGTACCATCAACAGCAATGTAAAAACGTTTTGAAAGCACTTTCGGCACCCCGGGATCTGGAAGTGCAGATTCGCCTGACATCTTCATTGCAACAATCCCGTTCATGGCCGAAACACGCCAAACAATCTTACACAGATTCACTTTATGAGGAAAAAGCACGTCTTGATAAAGAGATTGTGCCGACGGTAACAGCCATGAATTTGCCGGAATCGACCCGGTTTTTCTCTCGTAAGATGAAACATTTTTCGTGTGATAAGGCCTTGTTCAGGGAAACACTTCATACATTACATACTCAGCTTGAAGAAAAGCTACGCCAGTCAGTTTCGGAATTAAAAAAACACAATGAACGGTTTCATCAAGCCCGGATCGTGCTGAAAAAATTCCGCTATCACGTTGAACTGGAGACTGCCGCCGGAGGGCATATGACTGTCAGAGAATCAATGGCTGATCAGGCCGGCATACTGAAACAGATTCAGGATCATTTGGGTGATACCCATGATTTATCGGTTGCATTGATGATGATGAAGGCCCGGAAGGTTGATCGCTCTGTTGTGAGACATGTTGAAACGCTGTATCAGCGTCATCTGATACGTTCGGTCGATTACCTGCTCTCCCGTGAAGCGCTTTTATGGAAGTGA
- a CDS encoding substrate-binding domain-containing protein: MMTEKSLIYGATRRLFTLIPLLLLFFAGYSQAKLIAVAVSNEDNFRNLITNSIEKTADVYGDDTYIDSAGGDFKTQYQQVKQYVETGVDAIIILAAGTPEQNKTLMPFAKQVPLIFVNAEPLKDLNELPANTLYVGSNEEQSGTMQMEELARLAGYKGKVAMLRGVDKHQAAIMRTQDVKNVLAKYPEMKLVKNETGNWQRNEAYKIVTGWLKDNVDFNILVANNDEMAIGAIMAMKDAGKNPKDYLIGGIDATQDALKEMEAGTLDVTVLQDAVMQGKAAVGAGYQLINKIPLDKTLWIPFRLVTPDNYKKYLKK; the protein is encoded by the coding sequence ATGATGACAGAGAAATCGCTGATATACGGGGCCACCCGCAGATTATTCACTCTTATTCCACTTCTGCTGCTTTTTTTTGCGGGTTATAGTCAGGCAAAGCTGATCGCCGTCGCCGTCAGCAATGAAGACAACTTCCGGAATCTCATCACAAACAGCATTGAAAAAACCGCCGATGTCTATGGGGATGACACCTATATTGACTCTGCTGGCGGAGATTTTAAAACCCAATACCAGCAAGTGAAGCAATATGTTGAAACCGGCGTTGATGCAATCATCATCCTTGCAGCGGGTACACCGGAGCAAAATAAAACCTTAATGCCCTTTGCCAAACAGGTCCCGCTCATTTTTGTCAACGCTGAACCACTGAAAGATCTCAATGAGTTACCGGCAAATACACTCTATGTCGGCTCCAATGAAGAACAGTCCGGCACCATGCAGATGGAAGAGCTGGCTCGTCTTGCAGGCTATAAAGGCAAAGTAGCGATGCTCAGAGGCGTTGATAAACATCAGGCAGCCATCATGCGGACTCAGGATGTGAAGAATGTACTGGCGAAATATCCTGAGATGAAACTGGTTAAAAACGAGACTGGTAACTGGCAGCGGAATGAAGCCTACAAGATTGTCACCGGATGGCTGAAAGACAATGTCGACTTCAATATTCTGGTTGCCAATAATGACGAAATGGCGATTGGTGCAATCATGGCCATGAAAGATGCCGGAAAAAATCCAAAAGATTATCTGATTGGCGGCATCGATGCTACACAGGATGCCTTAAAAGAAATGGAGGCAGGCACCCTTGATGTGACCGTGCTTCAGGATGCAGTCATGCAGGGAAAAGCAGCAGTTGGAGCAGGCTACCAACTGATTAACAAAATACCGCTTGATAAAACCCTGTGGATTCCGTTTCGTCTGGTCACGCCAGACAACTACAAAAAATATCTGAAAAAATAG